The following are from one region of the Hemiscyllium ocellatum isolate sHemOce1 unplaced genomic scaffold, sHemOce1.pat.X.cur. scaffold_763_pat_ctg1, whole genome shotgun sequence genome:
- the LOC132814239 gene encoding SLAM family member 6-like, with protein sequence MAASRLRALVFLLPAVLCAGQGVVDIKTPALPVNGTVGHSAWLPVEINPIPEKAEITWKFTEIGRAASIARLDTSDGKIKIFEDTVFDGRVTVHENVTLQIDNLTMDDGGTYTVTLAGGGRDYTGKVTLQVYEPVSVPTVELIENITAENCNVTLLCSVEMGSNISYTWTSLGTTQKDGEVEQLSGNTGELKLSVGMSDPIHYRCTVWNAVSEESREIRVGPPCTQSQKGSLPVGGLNIDLRIVVPIIIIIVIIIVIIITIRFKCQKSRTKNREEQTQSDQPFTRVPTIPNNYVSTDLVVFNPAAHTKVPAKIPGSAARWGVSRPYPALRR encoded by the exons ATGGCGGCTAGCCGTCTGAGGGCCCTGGTTTTCCTCCTGCCTGCTGTTCTGTGCGCCG GTCAGGGTGTGGTGGATATTAAAACTCCAGCTCTCCCTGTGAATGGGACTGTGGGACACTCTGCCTGGTTACCTGTGGAAATAAACCCCATCCCAGAGAAAGCAGAAATCACCTGGAAATTCACTGAAATTGGTCGTGCAGCATCTATCGCTCGATTGGACACCAGTGACGggaaaattaaaatatttgaagACACGGTGTTTGATGGAAGGGTCACAGTGCACGAGAACGTGACCCTTCAGATAGACAACCTGACGATGGATGACGGAGGGACTTACACAGTGACTCTAGCAGGAGGAGGAAGAGATTATACAGGAAAGGTTACTCTGCAAGTTTATG AGCCCGTGTCTGTACCCACTGTGGAGCTGATTGAGAACATCACTGCTGAGAACTGTAATGTCACCCTGCTGTGCTCTGTGGAGATGGGGAGTAACATCAGCTATACCTGGACATCGCTGGGAACCACCCAGAAAGATGGGGAGGTGGAACAGCTCTCCGGGAACACGGGGGAACTGAAACTGTCAGTGGGAATGTCTGACCCCATCCACTATCGGTGTACCGTGTGGAACGCAGTCAGTGAGGAGAGCAGGGAGATCAGGGTAGGTCCACCCTGTACGCAGTCACAgaaag GGTCTCTGCCTGTGGGAGGTTTAAATATTGATTTGCGCATTGTTgttcccatcatcatcatcatcgtcatcatcatcgtcatcatcatcaccatccgCTTTAAATGTCAAAAATCAAGAACTAAAAACCGGGAAG AACAAACACAGTCTGATCAGCCCTTCACACGGGTCCCCACCATCCCCAACAACTACGTGAGTACTGATCTGGTGGTTTTCAATCCTGCTGCCCACACCAAGGTCCCAGCAAAGATCCCGGGCTCCGCCGCCCGCTGGGGCGTCTCACGGCCATACCCAGCGTTGAGGAGATGA